In the genome of Desulfonauticus submarinus, the window AAAAGAACAATCTGCGGATCTAAAGCCAATGCTCTTGCTAAACCTACCCGTTTACGCATTCCTCCAGACAACTCTGAAGGCATTTTATATCCCATTCCTTTGAGCCCTACTTGAGCCAATTTCTCCTCAACTATTTCCATTATTTCTTTATGCTTCTTTTTTGTATGTTCTTTTAAAGGAAAAGCTACATTTTCTGCTACAGTAAGAGAATCAAATAAAGCAGCCTCTTGGAAAAGCATTCCAAATTTTTGTCTTACTGTAGCAAGCTCTCGTTCTGAAAGGGGAACAATATCTTGACCATCTATAATCACCTGCCCCTTATCTGGTTTTAGTAACCCTATAATATGTTTTAATAAAACACTTTTTCCACCACCGCTCTTGCCGATAATAACATTAACATTATCTTTATGTAAATTAAGATTCAGCC includes:
- a CDS encoding ABC transporter ATP-binding protein, translated to MDIIVLKDVHKSFGPQKVLRGLNLNLHKDNVNVIIGKSGGGKSVLLKHIIGLLKPDKGQVIIDGQDIVPLSERELATVRQKFGMLFQEAALFDSLTVAENVAFPLKEHTKKKHKEIMEIVEEKLAQVGLKGMGYKMPSELSGGMRKRVGLARALALDPQIVLFDEPTSGLDPVMSAAINELIVRTKEEFGATCVVISHDIPATMATADFIFMLYEGKIIATGTPDEIKHWDDPVVQQFIHGRAKGPIRVV